A portion of the Aphelocoma coerulescens isolate FSJ_1873_10779 chromosome 1, UR_Acoe_1.0, whole genome shotgun sequence genome contains these proteins:
- the GGACT gene encoding gamma-glutamylaminecyclotransferase, whose amino-acid sequence MARVFVYGTLKKGQPNYKHMINTAKGLAKFQGKGHTVEKYPLVIAGKYNIPYMLNIPGTGHHVAGEIYSVDEQMLQFLDEFEGCPDMYQRTLMRIQVVEWEGKGGTGEARAAADGVLECFVYSTATYPPEWVGLPYHDSYDSSGKHGLSYVLRESRE is encoded by the coding sequence ATGGCCCGTGTCTTTGTCTACGGCACACTCAAGAAGGGCCAGCCCAACTACAAGCACATGATCAACACGGCCAAAGGGCTagcgaaattccagggaaagggCCACACGGTGGAGAAGTACCCGCTGGTGATTGCAGGGAAATACAATATTCCTTACATGCTGAACATCCCAGGGACGGGTCACCACGTTGCTGGGGAGATCTACTCCGTCGATGAGCAGATGCTGCAGTTCCTGGATGAGTTCGAAGGCTGCCCAGACATGTACCAGCGCACCCTGATGAGAATCCAAGTGGTggagtgggaagggaagggcggCACAGGCGAGGCGCGGGCAGCGGCCGACGGCGTCCTGGAGTGCTTCGTGTACAGCACGGCCACGTACCCGCCCGAGTGGGTTGGGCTCCCCTACCATGACAGTTACGACTCCTCAGGGAAGCACGGCCTCTCCTACGTCCTACGGGAAAGCCGGGAATAG